A genomic window from Peromyscus maniculatus bairdii isolate BWxNUB_F1_BW_parent chromosome 1, HU_Pman_BW_mat_3.1, whole genome shotgun sequence includes:
- the LOC102926227 gene encoding protein phosphatase 1 regulatory subunit 26-like isoform X2 encodes MRLPSAFPEGIPASKDAGASGRPPSAPSPPSEDSSVDSDDSIELEIRRFLAEKAKESVRSSEPQGGPAKPEMPCRKEPTPGLQPGVCTRSQKARATPQLAEGRRGPERARTQAAGLLSQTGKGTPRVEQAPRLPTALGRSEPALPKNTSRNNPAKVSPPSRKSAGVHKDQSPQGAHTAMAESVFGQLSSCAKVGAEAGSAEGAFHLNYGSQNLLTSNPGPQADLTLPWNDFAHQSRLSSPWALNPGPGTLWTGVFGAEKEKGATSEAGGPSGLSSGPRKGLPFLSTQLFHFGKSVSWGSKQAGLFSPSLGLPLQGPAFSAFRETPPGHSPVFGSSHLLMKDSGHWPSRKAQGALRQHDRRNSGSEDNVLDLRYRHRVDREHQDQEALGSDASEFSDTSVEDGDSMTVSSKGLKL; translated from the exons ATGAGGTTACCCTCTGCATT TCCAGAAGGGATTCCTGCCTCTAAGGACGCAGGAGCCAGTGGCCGCCCTCCTTCTGCCCCCAGCCCTCCGTCTGAGGACAGCTCAGTGGACAGTGATGACAGCATCGAGCTGGAGATCAGGCGGTTTTTGGCAGAAAAGGCCAAGGAGTCTGTACGCAGTTCAGAGCCTCAAGGGGGCCCTGCCAAGCCGGAGATGCCCTGCAGGAAAGAGCCAACCCCAGGGCTGCAGCCTGGAGTGTGCACCCGGAGCCAGAAAGCCAGGGCAACCCCTCAGCTGGCCGAAGGAAGGAGAGGCCCAGAGAGAGCTCGGACCCAGGCAGCCGGCCTCTTAAGCCAGACTGGGAAGGGCACCCCTCGTGTTGAGCAGGCCCCTCGCCTCCCGACTGCCCTGGGCCGAAGCGAGCCAGCGCTGCCCAAGAACACCAGCAGGAACAATCCTGCCAAAGTGTCTCCGCCAAGCAGGAAAAGTGCCGGTGTGCACAAGGACCAGAGCCCCCAGGGAGCGCACACTGCCATGGCAGAAAGTGTCTTTGGTCAGCTGTCCAGTTGTGCCAAAGTGGGTGCTGAGGCGGGAAGTGCTGAGGGGGCCTTTCACCTGAACTATGGCAGCCAGAACTTGCTGACCTCCAATCCTGgaccccaggctgacctcacccTCCCCTGGAATGACTTTGCACACCAGAGCAGGCTGTCCAGCCCATGGGCACTGAATCCCGGACCAGGCACACTGTGGACAGGGGTCTTcggggctgagaaagaaaagggggccACATCAGAGGCCGGGGGCCCATCTGGCCTCTCCTCAGGCCCCAGGAAGGGCCTGCccttcctctccacccagctcttCCACTTCGGGAAGAGTGTCTCCTGGGGGAGCAAGCAGGCTGGCCTCTTCAGCCCCAGCCTGGGCCTGCCTCTGCAGGGTCCAGCCTTCTCGGCCTTCAGGGAGACCCCGCCTGGCCACAGCCCTGTGTTTGGAAGCTCACACTTGCTTATGAAGGACAGTGGGCACTGGCCAAGCCGGAAGGCTCAGGGGGCCCTGAGACAGCACGACAGGAGAAATTCTGGCTCTGAGGACAATGTCCTAGACCTGAGGTATCGACACAGGGTTGACAGGGAACACCAGGACCAGGAGGCCTTGGGCAGTGATGCCAGCGAATTCAGTGACACCTCTGTGGAGGACGGGGACAGCATGACAGTGAGCAGTAAAGGCCTCAAGTTGTGA
- the LOC102926227 gene encoding protein phosphatase 1 regulatory subunit 26-like isoform X1: MHSPIIKIALLSPEGIPASKDAGASGRPPSAPSPPSEDSSVDSDDSIELEIRRFLAEKAKESVRSSEPQGGPAKPEMPCRKEPTPGLQPGVCTRSQKARATPQLAEGRRGPERARTQAAGLLSQTGKGTPRVEQAPRLPTALGRSEPALPKNTSRNNPAKVSPPSRKSAGVHKDQSPQGAHTAMAESVFGQLSSCAKVGAEAGSAEGAFHLNYGSQNLLTSNPGPQADLTLPWNDFAHQSRLSSPWALNPGPGTLWTGVFGAEKEKGATSEAGGPSGLSSGPRKGLPFLSTQLFHFGKSVSWGSKQAGLFSPSLGLPLQGPAFSAFRETPPGHSPVFGSSHLLMKDSGHWPSRKAQGALRQHDRRNSGSEDNVLDLRYRHRVDREHQDQEALGSDASEFSDTSVEDGDSMTVSSKGLKL; encoded by the coding sequence ATGCACTCCCCCATCATTAAAATTGCTCTTCTTAGTCCAGAAGGGATTCCTGCCTCTAAGGACGCAGGAGCCAGTGGCCGCCCTCCTTCTGCCCCCAGCCCTCCGTCTGAGGACAGCTCAGTGGACAGTGATGACAGCATCGAGCTGGAGATCAGGCGGTTTTTGGCAGAAAAGGCCAAGGAGTCTGTACGCAGTTCAGAGCCTCAAGGGGGCCCTGCCAAGCCGGAGATGCCCTGCAGGAAAGAGCCAACCCCAGGGCTGCAGCCTGGAGTGTGCACCCGGAGCCAGAAAGCCAGGGCAACCCCTCAGCTGGCCGAAGGAAGGAGAGGCCCAGAGAGAGCTCGGACCCAGGCAGCCGGCCTCTTAAGCCAGACTGGGAAGGGCACCCCTCGTGTTGAGCAGGCCCCTCGCCTCCCGACTGCCCTGGGCCGAAGCGAGCCAGCGCTGCCCAAGAACACCAGCAGGAACAATCCTGCCAAAGTGTCTCCGCCAAGCAGGAAAAGTGCCGGTGTGCACAAGGACCAGAGCCCCCAGGGAGCGCACACTGCCATGGCAGAAAGTGTCTTTGGTCAGCTGTCCAGTTGTGCCAAAGTGGGTGCTGAGGCGGGAAGTGCTGAGGGGGCCTTTCACCTGAACTATGGCAGCCAGAACTTGCTGACCTCCAATCCTGgaccccaggctgacctcacccTCCCCTGGAATGACTTTGCACACCAGAGCAGGCTGTCCAGCCCATGGGCACTGAATCCCGGACCAGGCACACTGTGGACAGGGGTCTTcggggctgagaaagaaaagggggccACATCAGAGGCCGGGGGCCCATCTGGCCTCTCCTCAGGCCCCAGGAAGGGCCTGCccttcctctccacccagctcttCCACTTCGGGAAGAGTGTCTCCTGGGGGAGCAAGCAGGCTGGCCTCTTCAGCCCCAGCCTGGGCCTGCCTCTGCAGGGTCCAGCCTTCTCGGCCTTCAGGGAGACCCCGCCTGGCCACAGCCCTGTGTTTGGAAGCTCACACTTGCTTATGAAGGACAGTGGGCACTGGCCAAGCCGGAAGGCTCAGGGGGCCCTGAGACAGCACGACAGGAGAAATTCTGGCTCTGAGGACAATGTCCTAGACCTGAGGTATCGACACAGGGTTGACAGGGAACACCAGGACCAGGAGGCCTTGGGCAGTGATGCCAGCGAATTCAGTGACACCTCTGTGGAGGACGGGGACAGCATGACAGTGAGCAGTAAAGGCCTCAAGTTGTGA
- the LOC102926227 gene encoding protein phosphatase 1 regulatory subunit 26-like isoform X3 produces MRLPSAFPPSEDSSVDSDDSIELEIRRFLAEKAKESVRSSEPQGGPAKPEMPCRKEPTPGLQPGVCTRSQKARATPQLAEGRRGPERARTQAAGLLSQTGKGTPRVEQAPRLPTALGRSEPALPKNTSRNNPAKVSPPSRKSAGVHKDQSPQGAHTAMAESVFGQLSSCAKVGAEAGSAEGAFHLNYGSQNLLTSNPGPQADLTLPWNDFAHQSRLSSPWALNPGPGTLWTGVFGAEKEKGATSEAGGPSGLSSGPRKGLPFLSTQLFHFGKSVSWGSKQAGLFSPSLGLPLQGPAFSAFRETPPGHSPVFGSSHLLMKDSGHWPSRKAQGALRQHDRRNSGSEDNVLDLRYRHRVDREHQDQEALGSDASEFSDTSVEDGDSMTVSSKGLKL; encoded by the exons ATGAGGTTACCCTCTGCATT CCCTCCGTCTGAGGACAGCTCAGTGGACAGTGATGACAGCATCGAGCTGGAGATCAGGCGGTTTTTGGCAGAAAAGGCCAAGGAGTCTGTACGCAGTTCAGAGCCTCAAGGGGGCCCTGCCAAGCCGGAGATGCCCTGCAGGAAAGAGCCAACCCCAGGGCTGCAGCCTGGAGTGTGCACCCGGAGCCAGAAAGCCAGGGCAACCCCTCAGCTGGCCGAAGGAAGGAGAGGCCCAGAGAGAGCTCGGACCCAGGCAGCCGGCCTCTTAAGCCAGACTGGGAAGGGCACCCCTCGTGTTGAGCAGGCCCCTCGCCTCCCGACTGCCCTGGGCCGAAGCGAGCCAGCGCTGCCCAAGAACACCAGCAGGAACAATCCTGCCAAAGTGTCTCCGCCAAGCAGGAAAAGTGCCGGTGTGCACAAGGACCAGAGCCCCCAGGGAGCGCACACTGCCATGGCAGAAAGTGTCTTTGGTCAGCTGTCCAGTTGTGCCAAAGTGGGTGCTGAGGCGGGAAGTGCTGAGGGGGCCTTTCACCTGAACTATGGCAGCCAGAACTTGCTGACCTCCAATCCTGgaccccaggctgacctcacccTCCCCTGGAATGACTTTGCACACCAGAGCAGGCTGTCCAGCCCATGGGCACTGAATCCCGGACCAGGCACACTGTGGACAGGGGTCTTcggggctgagaaagaaaagggggccACATCAGAGGCCGGGGGCCCATCTGGCCTCTCCTCAGGCCCCAGGAAGGGCCTGCccttcctctccacccagctcttCCACTTCGGGAAGAGTGTCTCCTGGGGGAGCAAGCAGGCTGGCCTCTTCAGCCCCAGCCTGGGCCTGCCTCTGCAGGGTCCAGCCTTCTCGGCCTTCAGGGAGACCCCGCCTGGCCACAGCCCTGTGTTTGGAAGCTCACACTTGCTTATGAAGGACAGTGGGCACTGGCCAAGCCGGAAGGCTCAGGGGGCCCTGAGACAGCACGACAGGAGAAATTCTGGCTCTGAGGACAATGTCCTAGACCTGAGGTATCGACACAGGGTTGACAGGGAACACCAGGACCAGGAGGCCTTGGGCAGTGATGCCAGCGAATTCAGTGACACCTCTGTGGAGGACGGGGACAGCATGACAGTGAGCAGTAAAGGCCTCAAGTTGTGA